The following proteins come from a genomic window of Myxococcus stipitatus:
- the sitI6 gene encoding SitI6 family double-CXXCG motif immunity protein, which yields MRYYEIQPSDTATWTGTIEGARQWSLPGVEDCPGCHETWAGSVDYPAVDLTGLEAAHELEDARAAPYADYARLAELVRTRCPPGTQLPPGTSFGPLVGRARGEWGQLTLTDPWTAWARPDALALLEGLRGITPVWPVLHGRQAPVAELHLSLAGGLAVDCIGPTPPACRVCGREDWRLPGDYWLDPEQLPELDIFRIANAPTLIVVSEHIAELGLTGDYRLSELRTSGTAYSQADLSLYRFDA from the coding sequence ATGCGCTACTACGAGATCCAGCCGAGCGACACCGCGACTTGGACCGGCACCATCGAGGGGGCACGTCAATGGTCTCTCCCAGGGGTCGAGGATTGCCCGGGGTGCCACGAGACATGGGCGGGAAGCGTCGACTATCCGGCCGTCGACTTGACCGGCCTGGAGGCAGCCCACGAGCTCGAGGACGCGCGCGCAGCGCCCTACGCCGACTACGCCCGGCTCGCGGAGCTGGTCCGGACCCGCTGCCCACCAGGGACGCAACTACCACCAGGCACATCGTTCGGCCCCCTGGTCGGGCGCGCACGCGGCGAGTGGGGCCAGCTCACGCTGACTGACCCGTGGACGGCCTGGGCCCGCCCCGATGCCCTCGCGCTGCTCGAGGGCCTGCGTGGCATCACGCCCGTGTGGCCGGTCCTGCACGGGCGCCAAGCGCCGGTGGCCGAGCTCCACCTATCGCTCGCGGGTGGATTGGCCGTCGACTGCATCGGCCCAACTCCGCCAGCGTGTCGTGTCTGCGGGCGGGAGGACTGGCGCCTCCCCGGGGATTACTGGCTGGACCCGGAGCAACTCCCGGAGCTGGACATATTCCGGATTGCCAACGCCCCAACGCTGATTGTGGTGTCCGAGCACATCGCAGAACTGGGCCTCACTGGCGACTACCGCCTGTCCGAGCTCCGCACGTCCGGGACAGCTTATTCACAAGCCGACTTGTCACTTTATCGCTTTGACGCCTGA